The Thiosulfativibrio zosterae genome has a window encoding:
- the lpxA gene encoding acyl-ACP--UDP-N-acetylglucosamine O-acyltransferase gives MSLIHPTAIIDSSACIADDVKIGAFCVIGADVTIGSGCILEPHVVISGPTVIGEKNHFYPFGSIGAAPQDKKFVASDVTRLVIGHRNMFRENVTINRGTVQDRGETTIGDDNWIMAGVHIAHDCVIGNNVIFANAVALAGHVTVHDWAILGGYTLVHQFCHIGQHSFCGMGSVLSQDVPNFVTVSGNLAVPRGLNLEGLKRRGYDKEQINIIKKSYRALYRSGNRLETAINEIESLNDEKGTLSNLIHFLQHSSRGIVR, from the coding sequence ATGAGTCTTATTCATCCTACAGCGATTATTGATTCTAGTGCCTGCATTGCTGATGATGTCAAAATTGGTGCTTTTTGTGTCATAGGCGCGGATGTAACGATTGGTTCAGGTTGTATTTTAGAGCCTCATGTTGTTATTTCTGGGCCTACGGTCATTGGTGAAAAAAATCATTTTTATCCGTTTGGCTCCATTGGTGCAGCCCCTCAAGATAAAAAATTTGTTGCCAGTGATGTCACTCGTTTAGTGATTGGTCATCGCAATATGTTTCGAGAAAATGTCACCATTAATCGGGGGACGGTTCAAGATAGAGGCGAAACCACCATTGGTGATGATAACTGGATCATGGCGGGCGTTCATATTGCGCATGATTGTGTCATTGGCAATAATGTCATTTTTGCGAATGCTGTGGCTTTAGCCGGGCATGTTACTGTGCATGACTGGGCAATTTTAGGTGGCTATACTTTGGTGCATCAATTTTGCCATATCGGTCAACATAGTTTTTGTGGCATGGGCAGTGTTCTGAGTCAAGATGTGCCTAATTTCGTGACGGTTTCTGGAAACTTAGCCGTACCTCGTGGCTTAAATTTAGAAGGTCTTAAAAGACGCGGTTATGATAAAGAGCAGATCAATATCATTAAAAAATCCTACCGCGCCCTTTATCGTTCAGGCAATCGTTTAGAAACGGCGATTAATGAAATTGAATCATTAAATGACGAAAAAGGCACGCTATCTAATTTAATTCATTTCTTGCAACACTCCAGTCGTGGCATCGTTCGCTAA
- the fabZ gene encoding 3-hydroxyacyl-ACP dehydratase FabZ: protein MMEVKDIFDYLPHRYPFLLVDRVTEFVPGVSLKGYKNVTFNEPQFTGHFPNNPIMPGVMIIEAMAQCTGILAFRSQGEKPDGSSMYYLAAVDNCRFRQPAVPGDRLDFEVVTTGNKRGIWKFECVTKVNGKVIASADLLCAERKV, encoded by the coding sequence ATGATGGAAGTTAAAGACATATTTGACTATTTACCCCACAGATACCCATTTTTATTGGTAGATCGTGTGACGGAGTTTGTGCCGGGCGTTTCATTAAAAGGGTATAAAAATGTGACCTTTAACGAACCACAATTTACCGGACATTTTCCCAATAATCCGATTATGCCGGGTGTGATGATTATTGAAGCCATGGCACAATGTACTGGTATTTTAGCCTTCCGTTCACAGGGTGAAAAACCTGATGGTTCTTCTATGTATTATTTAGCAGCGGTCGATAATTGTCGTTTTCGTCAGCCTGCCGTTCCAGGTGATCGTCTTGATTTTGAAGTGGTGACTACGGGTAATAAACGCGGCATTTGGAAGTTTGAATGTGTCACTAAAGTTAATGGCAAAGTCATTGCTTCAGCAGATTTATTGTGTGCGGAAAGAAAGGTTTAA
- the lpxD gene encoding UDP-3-O-(3-hydroxymyristoyl)glucosamine N-acyltransferase encodes MQKDELLEFLSQNEIEFEYQGKDALALTKVADLEKATSQEIAFFNDPKRKEQLKSTQAGLVILKAEFSDLTVCNRLIVKNPYYVYALLAQKFNPLPSQKGIHPSAVVDGSVVVPASCYIGPNVVIESGVLLGEGCQISAGCYLGKNVTLGKNCYLGPNVVIMNDCVLGDEVILQAGCVIGGEGFGFAPQAGQWIRIPQIGRVIIGNHVSIGNNTTIDRGTLQDTVIEDDCIIDNLVHIAHNVKIGQGSAIAAQTGFAGSSQVGKQCIFAGQAGVVGHLKISDGVMVMAKAGVTHSLKQPGSYSGFPAIPTGEWQKNTVRAKNLQKMALQIKDLEQSIKELKNQLEEK; translated from the coding sequence GTGCAAAAGGACGAATTACTAGAATTTTTGTCTCAAAATGAAATTGAGTTTGAGTATCAGGGTAAAGATGCCCTAGCATTGACAAAAGTGGCAGATTTGGAAAAGGCAACCTCTCAAGAGATTGCCTTTTTTAATGACCCCAAACGCAAAGAACAATTAAAGTCGACTCAAGCAGGCCTGGTTATTTTAAAGGCTGAATTTTCGGATTTAACGGTTTGTAATCGCTTAATCGTTAAAAATCCCTATTATGTATACGCGCTCCTTGCCCAAAAATTCAATCCTTTACCCAGTCAAAAAGGAATTCACCCCTCAGCCGTTGTTGACGGTTCTGTGGTTGTTCCTGCTAGCTGTTATATCGGACCGAATGTTGTTATAGAATCAGGTGTGCTTCTTGGAGAAGGTTGTCAAATTTCAGCGGGTTGTTACTTAGGTAAAAATGTTACTTTAGGAAAAAACTGTTACTTAGGCCCAAATGTGGTGATTATGAATGACTGTGTTTTGGGTGATGAGGTTATTTTGCAAGCCGGATGCGTCATCGGTGGCGAAGGTTTTGGTTTTGCGCCTCAGGCAGGGCAGTGGATTAGAATTCCTCAAATTGGTAGAGTCATAATTGGTAATCATGTTTCCATTGGAAACAATACAACCATTGATCGAGGCACCTTACAGGATACCGTGATTGAAGATGATTGCATTATAGACAACTTAGTGCATATTGCTCATAATGTTAAGATTGGACAAGGCAGTGCCATTGCTGCTCAAACTGGATTTGCGGGTAGCTCACAAGTCGGAAAACAGTGCATTTTTGCAGGGCAGGCTGGTGTTGTGGGGCATTTAAAAATATCAGATGGTGTAATGGTTATGGCAAAAGCGGGCGTCACTCACTCGCTCAAACAACCTGGAAGTTACTCTGGTTTTCCAGCCATACCGACAGGTGAATGGCAAAAAAATACCGTTAGAGCTAAAAACTTACAGAAAATGGCTCTGCAAATTAAAGACCTTGAGCAATCAATCAAAGAATTAAAAAATCAACTGGAAGAAAAATAA
- a CDS encoding OmpH family outer membrane protein has translation MRSTSNILFGVILSVASLVGFVQAAESAPAKLGVVNVGLLLEQAPQAKQASSNLEKEFGPQQNELKAAAKDLEQKQQDYQKNKMLLTETQKATKEREITMLTREVQRKQNDIQELVNIRRNEELAKLQGLVNQAIKEIGKQQEFDLILYEGIAYTNNRLDVTQAVLDYLKKLNNDKRAGFNQ, from the coding sequence ATGCGTTCAACCTCTAATATTTTGTTTGGTGTCATTTTAAGTGTTGCTTCTTTAGTTGGATTTGTTCAAGCTGCAGAATCAGCACCCGCCAAATTAGGCGTGGTGAATGTTGGTTTATTGTTAGAACAAGCGCCACAAGCTAAGCAGGCCAGCTCTAATTTGGAAAAAGAATTCGGCCCCCAGCAAAATGAACTCAAGGCTGCCGCTAAAGATTTAGAGCAAAAGCAGCAAGACTACCAAAAGAATAAAATGCTGTTAACCGAAACGCAAAAAGCCACAAAAGAACGCGAAATTACCATGTTGACTCGCGAAGTCCAAAGAAAACAAAATGACATCCAAGAATTGGTTAATATTCGTCGTAACGAGGAGCTGGCTAAACTGCAAGGCTTGGTGAACCAGGCCATTAAAGAAATTGGTAAGCAGCAAGAGTTCGATCTTATCCTTTATGAAGGGATTGCTTACACTAACAATCGTTTAGATGTCACTCAGGCAGTTTTGGATTATTTGAAAAAGCTCAACAATGACAAGCGTGCTGGATTTAATCAATAA
- the bamA gene encoding outer membrane protein assembly factor BamA — MSSQAAPLVMSIQVEGNQRISYETVNSYLPINKGQELTSEKIQGSIQALYKTGFFKDVSLYLKDENVLVVKVLERPSISDIKIEGNELIKTDDMNQALEALGIKKGRIFNATQMDRIILDLRRRYQNQGYYAADVNIVVDELPRNRVALNIKVEEGKPASIGRITLVGNKTYADELLKGELLLSESALMGDSDKYAKPKLQADLETLKSYYMDRGFAEFEVVSSQVSLSLDKTKVFITINLNEGPQYTVENIVFSGNTILPKDELKQLLSIEDNNLFNRSAVISSVNAIRDRLSEEGYAFAEVEPLTQLNKEQRTVKIDFRIEPKDRVYVRRILIEGNTRTRDHVIRREMRQFEAAPYSLKAVQRSNTRLNRLGYFKVAKVDTQRISKDEVDLVVKVEEQSTGSFNAGIGYSQIDGMSLTMGVTERNVIGSGNTASFNGRYSASTKSLDLSITNPYFTQDGVSLGGGVYYREIDAAELGVSDYSTNNYGVRLNVGYPLSEFSNVSYGLKLDDQNLICIDTFTACKDYSDVYGTHFGSARLSMGWSYDSKNAFYFPSKGQSTSLTGEIITPIDESNIAFYKIYANETVYVPLFNAVSLKVKGDVSYGDGLGGYKGLPFYENFYAGGIGSVRGYEPNSLGPVYDYATQGSSSPVGGRVKLISSAELVFPMPFIEDSSNIRVSLFLDAGNVFTDFNQVKVEEFRASTGLGISWITPVGPLAFSLARALNDQPDDKTQVFQFNLGIPM; from the coding sequence ATGAGTTCACAAGCAGCACCTTTAGTCATGTCGATTCAGGTAGAGGGAAATCAGCGAATCAGTTATGAAACGGTTAATAGTTATTTGCCCATCAATAAAGGACAAGAGCTGACCAGCGAAAAGATTCAAGGCAGTATTCAGGCGCTCTATAAAACTGGGTTTTTTAAAGATGTCAGTCTTTATTTAAAAGATGAAAATGTTTTGGTGGTTAAAGTCTTAGAAAGACCTTCTATTTCTGATATTAAAATTGAAGGTAATGAACTGATCAAAACAGATGACATGAATCAGGCTTTAGAAGCCTTAGGCATTAAGAAGGGTCGTATTTTTAATGCAACGCAAATGGACCGAATCATTCTAGACCTGAGACGCCGTTATCAAAACCAGGGCTATTATGCGGCAGATGTGAATATTGTTGTCGATGAGCTACCGCGCAATCGCGTGGCATTAAATATTAAAGTGGAAGAAGGTAAGCCAGCATCCATTGGTCGTATTACTTTGGTGGGTAATAAAACCTATGCTGATGAGTTGCTAAAAGGCGAATTGTTATTATCTGAGTCTGCATTGATGGGTGACAGTGATAAATACGCCAAACCAAAATTACAAGCCGATTTAGAAACCCTTAAGTCTTACTACATGGACCGAGGTTTTGCGGAGTTTGAGGTCGTTTCTTCACAGGTGAGCTTGTCACTGGACAAAACCAAAGTTTTTATCACCATTAATCTTAATGAAGGTCCTCAATACACGGTTGAAAATATTGTTTTTTCAGGCAATACCATACTGCCTAAAGACGAATTAAAGCAGCTTCTCAGTATTGAAGATAATAATTTATTTAATCGTAGTGCGGTGATTAGCAGTGTTAATGCCATTCGAGATCGCTTAAGTGAAGAGGGTTATGCTTTTGCAGAAGTAGAGCCCTTAACGCAACTTAATAAAGAACAAAGAACGGTCAAGATTGATTTCAGAATAGAGCCAAAAGACCGAGTCTATGTGCGCAGAATTTTGATTGAAGGCAATACGCGTACGAGGGATCATGTGATTCGCCGCGAAATGCGTCAATTTGAAGCGGCGCCTTATTCTTTGAAAGCGGTACAAAGATCTAACACCCGTTTAAATCGACTCGGTTATTTTAAGGTCGCTAAGGTAGATACCCAGCGCATCAGTAAAGACGAAGTTGATTTGGTGGTTAAGGTTGAAGAACAGTCAACCGGTTCTTTTAATGCGGGGATAGGGTATTCTCAGATAGATGGTATGAGTTTAACCATGGGGGTTACAGAACGAAATGTCATCGGTTCGGGTAATACCGCTAGTTTTAATGGTCGTTATAGCGCCTCTACAAAATCATTAGATTTGAGTATTACCAACCCTTACTTTACACAAGATGGCGTTTCTTTAGGTGGCGGTGTTTATTATCGCGAAATCGATGCTGCTGAATTAGGCGTTTCAGATTATTCAACCAATAATTATGGTGTTCGTTTAAATGTGGGCTATCCCTTAAGTGAGTTCAGTAATGTGTCTTATGGACTTAAATTGGATGATCAAAATTTAATCTGTATTGATACCTTTACCGCTTGTAAAGATTACAGTGATGTTTATGGAACGCATTTTGGATCAGCTCGTTTGTCTATGGGCTGGAGCTATGATTCTAAAAATGCTTTTTATTTTCCAAGTAAAGGACAATCAACCAGCTTAACGGGTGAAATTATTACTCCGATTGATGAGTCAAATATAGCTTTTTATAAAATTTATGCCAATGAAACTGTCTATGTTCCACTTTTCAATGCGGTTTCATTGAAAGTTAAGGGTGATGTTTCTTACGGTGATGGATTGGGGGGGTACAAAGGTTTACCCTTCTATGAAAACTTTTATGCAGGTGGCATTGGCTCTGTTAGAGGGTATGAGCCTAATAGTTTAGGGCCTGTGTATGATTACGCTACTCAAGGTTCAAGTAGCCCTGTGGGTGGTCGGGTTAAGCTAATTTCAAGTGCTGAATTGGTATTTCCCATGCCATTTATTGAAGACTCATCCAATATTCGTGTCAGTTTATTTTTGGATGCAGGGAATGTCTTCACGGATTTTAATCAGGTTAAAGTTGAAGAGTTCAGAGCCTCAACAGGTTTAGGGATCTCTTGGATCACACCAGTTGGGCCGCTCGCATTCAGTTTGGCAAGAGCCTTAAATGATCAGCCGGATGATAAAACCCAGGTGTTCCAATTTAACTTAGGCATCCCTATGTAA
- the rseP gene encoding RIP metalloprotease RseP, whose translation MDIIWSLLGFLVAMSLLVFIHEYGHYFAAKIFNIKVLQFSLGFGKPFYTKQVGETQFCLSPIPLGGFVRFVDEREGPVAPEDLSRAFNRQSVYKRFVVVAAGPLVNLVFAWIAFSLIYVSGINGLKPLFVADNKASVVTNAILKENPMTDLSQAVWQIKAIDGQTIYSWQEVYQSVVSGLVKDENSLPLMIENFATQQTLEVQVSLKGLDLDAPKQDWLKILGFDPFQPPVPAIINKIQPGSAAEIAALKTGDQIIEMDGVTISNWQELVEVVRVNPDRKVGLKFLRNQQQYSVDLPLKSRMTEKGLQGSMGISVMMRPADLEPYIIQQSFSPVEAMVRGAEHSLNLIDLTLVMIKRMLFGEVSMNNLSGPISIAQFSGKAMQTGWISFLSLLGLLSLSLGVLNLLPIPVLDGGHLFYYLIEMIKGSPVNESVQLIGQKIGLFLILMLTFFVIFNDVVRLYNA comes from the coding sequence ATGGATATTATTTGGTCTTTATTAGGCTTTTTGGTGGCCATGAGTTTGCTGGTGTTTATCCATGAGTATGGTCATTATTTTGCCGCCAAAATTTTTAATATTAAAGTCCTCCAATTTTCTTTAGGGTTTGGTAAACCTTTTTATACCAAACAAGTCGGTGAAACTCAGTTTTGCTTAAGTCCAATACCTTTGGGTGGTTTTGTCCGTTTTGTGGATGAAAGAGAAGGTCCTGTTGCGCCAGAAGATTTATCTCGGGCCTTCAATAGACAGTCGGTTTACAAACGCTTTGTGGTTGTTGCCGCCGGACCTTTGGTGAATTTAGTCTTTGCGTGGATTGCATTTTCACTCATTTATGTTTCTGGAATTAATGGTTTAAAACCGTTATTTGTTGCTGATAACAAAGCATCAGTTGTGACGAACGCTATTCTTAAAGAAAATCCTATGACGGATCTTAGTCAAGCCGTTTGGCAGATAAAAGCCATAGATGGTCAGACTATCTATTCTTGGCAAGAGGTCTATCAATCTGTGGTGAGTGGATTGGTTAAAGATGAAAATTCGTTACCGCTGATGATTGAAAATTTTGCAACCCAGCAAACGCTTGAAGTCCAGGTGAGTCTAAAAGGCTTAGATTTGGATGCCCCTAAGCAAGATTGGCTAAAAATACTTGGCTTTGATCCTTTTCAACCGCCAGTTCCTGCGATTATTAATAAAATCCAGCCGGGTTCGGCAGCTGAAATTGCGGCTCTTAAAACGGGAGATCAAATCATTGAAATGGATGGTGTGACCATTTCAAATTGGCAAGAACTGGTAGAGGTCGTTCGAGTTAATCCTGATAGAAAAGTCGGTTTAAAATTTTTAAGAAATCAGCAGCAGTATTCAGTCGATTTACCACTGAAAAGTCGCATGACAGAAAAGGGTTTGCAGGGTTCTATGGGCATTTCAGTCATGATGCGACCTGCGGATTTGGAGCCCTACATCATTCAGCAAAGTTTCAGTCCTGTTGAAGCAATGGTTAGAGGTGCTGAACACAGTCTCAATTTAATAGATTTGACTTTGGTTATGATTAAACGCATGCTGTTTGGCGAAGTGTCTATGAATAATTTATCAGGCCCTATCAGCATTGCACAATTTTCAGGTAAAGCCATGCAAACGGGATGGATTTCTTTTTTAAGTTTGCTTGGGTTGTTAAGCTTGAGTTTAGGTGTTTTAAATTTATTGCCCATTCCTGTTTTGGATGGGGGGCATTTGTTTTATTACTTAATCGAAATGATTAAGGGGTCGCCGGTTAATGAGTCGGTGCAGTTGATTGGTCAAAAAATTGGACTCTTTTTGATTCTGATGTTGACATTTTTTGTAATTTTTAATGATGTGGTTCGGCTCTATAATGCTTAA
- a CDS encoding phosphatidate cytidylyltransferase, producing MLKTRVITAIILASVVGILLFKANALVWQGFVLLATAVAAWEWAGFASGLKIAQKIQYSILVTLLTWFLLPFLSFSGLELLTALSAIWMFFTVVRYQKTQGQPLLTSRALILLLGLVSIFLFSKVLIDFREVFSPLLLLFSMFVVWSIDTGAYFSGKKFGKHKLAVYVSPGKTWEGVVGGFLLSFVIAWVGLQLLTPQLHISYVWMALAMAAIALFSVVGDLYESLLKRQAAIKDSGVIFPGHGGMLDRVDSLMIAMPMFYLLWYWVQA from the coding sequence ATGTTAAAAACTAGAGTCATTACGGCCATTATTTTGGCGAGTGTTGTTGGAATCTTACTGTTTAAAGCCAATGCTTTGGTTTGGCAAGGGTTTGTTCTGTTGGCAACAGCCGTGGCGGCTTGGGAATGGGCAGGGTTTGCAAGTGGTTTAAAAATAGCTCAAAAAATTCAATACAGTATATTAGTAACGCTATTAACTTGGTTTCTTTTACCTTTTTTAAGTTTTTCTGGATTAGAGTTGTTAACGGCTCTATCAGCCATTTGGATGTTTTTTACAGTGGTTCGCTATCAAAAAACTCAAGGCCAACCCTTGTTAACTTCTCGAGCCTTAATTTTACTATTGGGGTTAGTTTCAATCTTTTTATTTTCCAAAGTTCTAATCGATTTCCGTGAGGTTTTTAGCCCTCTGCTCTTGCTCTTTAGTATGTTTGTGGTTTGGTCAATTGACACAGGCGCCTACTTTAGTGGTAAAAAGTTTGGTAAGCACAAGCTGGCTGTTTATGTCAGTCCAGGTAAAACTTGGGAAGGTGTCGTGGGTGGCTTTTTGTTGTCGTTTGTGATTGCTTGGGTAGGATTGCAATTGTTAACACCGCAATTGCATATTTCTTATGTTTGGATGGCCTTAGCAATGGCGGCAATTGCCTTATTTTCTGTGGTGGGTGATCTGTACGAAAGTCTACTGAAGCGTCAAGCAGCGATAAAGGATAGCGGTGTCATTTTTCCGGGTCACGGGGGTATGCTGGATCGAGTTGATAGCTTAATGATTGCCATGCCCATGTTTTATTTATTGTGGTATTGGGTTCAAGCCTAA
- the uppS gene encoding polyprenyl diphosphate synthase, translated as MPRHIAIIMDGNGRWAKKRFLPRFVGHQRGLSAVKRVVSYCANHQIDALTLFAFSTENWKRPAEEVSQLMKLFLKALQKEVELLNENNVRLRIIGDRSPFNEAIQTHIDLAEALTAQNTGLTLTIAANYGGRWDIVNAVHHWQQNNPTKSVAEMTEADLSASVCLADLPEPDLLIRTGGEQRISNFLIWQMAYAEFYFTDELWPEIDEQSMDRAVASFKSRERRFGQTSEQVADVKN; from the coding sequence ATGCCACGCCATATTGCCATTATTATGGATGGTAACGGTCGTTGGGCTAAAAAGCGATTTTTGCCAAGATTTGTAGGGCATCAGCGTGGACTTTCAGCGGTTAAAAGAGTGGTTTCTTATTGTGCCAATCACCAAATTGATGCGCTAACCTTATTTGCATTCAGTACCGAAAACTGGAAAAGACCCGCGGAAGAGGTTTCACAGTTGATGAAACTTTTTTTGAAGGCGCTCCAAAAAGAAGTTGAACTTTTAAATGAAAATAATGTTCGGTTACGCATTATTGGAGATAGAAGTCCATTTAATGAAGCCATTCAAACCCATATTGACTTAGCCGAAGCTCTAACCGCGCAGAATACCGGTTTAACCTTAACCATTGCAGCCAACTATGGTGGTCGTTGGGATATTGTGAATGCGGTGCATCATTGGCAGCAAAATAACCCAACCAAAAGCGTTGCTGAAATGACGGAAGCTGATTTGAGTGCAAGCGTCTGTTTGGCAGATTTGCCCGAGCCTGATTTGTTGATACGCACCGGCGGAGAGCAGCGCATCAGCAATTTTTTAATTTGGCAAATGGCGTACGCTGAGTTTTATTTTACAGATGAGCTTTGGCCAGAAATAGATGAGCAGTCTATGGATAGAGCAGTCGCTTCTTTTAAAAGCCGCGAGCGTCGTTTCGGGCAAACCAGTGAACAGGTTGCAGATGTTAAAAACTAG
- the frr gene encoding ribosome recycling factor: protein MLNDIREDAKARMAKSVESLEVNFAKIRTGRAHPSILDSVKVDYYGTEVPISQVANINVEDARTLTVQPWEHPMIAKVEKAIMMSDLGINPATSGNLIRIPMPPLTEERRREFVKVARTEAEQAKVAIRNIRRDANGDFKALNKEKEITDDELRQAEDGIQKITDAFTAKVDELLAEKEKTLLEI from the coding sequence ATGCTCAATGATATTCGTGAAGATGCTAAAGCCAGAATGGCTAAGTCTGTCGAAAGTTTAGAAGTGAATTTTGCCAAAATAAGAACGGGGCGTGCTCATCCGAGTATTTTGGATTCTGTTAAGGTGGATTATTACGGTACAGAAGTGCCTATTAGCCAAGTTGCTAATATTAATGTGGAAGATGCCCGTACCCTAACGGTTCAGCCTTGGGAGCATCCGATGATTGCCAAGGTTGAAAAAGCGATTATGATGTCTGACTTGGGTATTAATCCAGCGACTTCTGGAAATTTAATTCGCATTCCTATGCCGCCCTTAACGGAAGAGCGTCGTCGTGAATTTGTTAAGGTCGCTCGCACTGAGGCAGAACAAGCTAAGGTTGCGATTCGCAATATTCGTCGTGATGCTAATGGCGATTTTAAGGCCTTGAATAAAGAAAAAGAAATTACCGATGATGAGTTGCGCCAAGCGGAAGATGGCATTCAAAAAATAACCGATGCATTTACCGCTAAGGTGGATGAGTTATTGGCTGAAAAAGAAAAAACTTTACTCGAAATCTAA
- the pyrH gene encoding UMP kinase, protein MALKYQRVLLKFSGEALMGSADFGLDAQTLRQVVAEVKALHDLGVEVGIVVGGGNIFRGAQIQGAGIQRTTGDHMGMMATVINALALRDVIEDMGMHATVFSAMSIEGVSHGFNANHVKKQLEQGKIALFAAGTGSPFFTTDTAAALRGIEIDADIVLKATKVDGIYTADPKKNPTATRYEFLSYDEVIQKNLQVMDMTAFVLCREHRMPIRVFDMFKKDAVIRIVKGEAEGTLVSGGE, encoded by the coding sequence ATGGCTTTAAAGTATCAACGCGTATTGCTTAAATTTAGTGGTGAAGCCTTGATGGGGTCAGCGGATTTTGGTTTAGACGCTCAAACTTTGCGTCAAGTTGTGGCAGAAGTTAAAGCATTGCACGACCTAGGTGTTGAAGTTGGTATTGTTGTGGGCGGCGGGAATATTTTCCGTGGCGCACAAATTCAGGGTGCAGGCATTCAAAGAACCACTGGCGACCATATGGGTATGATGGCAACCGTGATTAATGCGTTGGCATTACGCGATGTGATTGAAGATATGGGTATGCATGCAACCGTATTTTCAGCAATGTCGATTGAAGGTGTTTCGCATGGCTTTAATGCTAATCATGTTAAAAAGCAATTAGAGCAAGGTAAAATTGCTTTGTTTGCAGCCGGAACGGGTAGTCCATTTTTCACCACCGACACAGCAGCCGCATTGCGTGGTATTGAAATTGATGCAGACATTGTATTAAAAGCCACTAAAGTCGATGGTATCTACACAGCAGATCCAAAGAAGAATCCAACGGCTACACGCTATGAATTTTTATCATACGATGAAGTGATACAAAAAAACTTACAAGTTATGGATATGACGGCTTTCGTATTGTGTCGTGAACATCGTATGCCCATTCGTGTTTTTGATATGTTTAAAAAAGATGCCGTCATTAGAATTGTCAAAGGGGAAGCCGAAGGCACCCTGGTTTCTGGAGGAGAATAA
- the tsf gene encoding translation elongation factor Ts has protein sequence MAITAGMVKELREMTGAGMMDCKKALAEVDGDMEAAIEFLRKKGMASADKKAGRVAAEGVIAIAVSDDKKKAIIAEVNCETDFVAKGDEFKNFANEIAAIALATGNLDIESLMNEKMASGKTIDQTRREMIARIGENMAVRRMELVETSGQIGQYQHGEKIGVVVSLEGGDEALSRDLAMHVAASKPQALSSDEVDPEVLEKERKFQIEQAQESGKPMEIIEKMIEGRMRKYLQDITLLGQSFIKDPDQTVEKLLKSNNAACKGFIRLEVGEGIVIEQTNFADEVAAAAAAAQKG, from the coding sequence ATGGCAATTACAGCTGGTATGGTTAAAGAACTGCGCGAAATGACTGGCGCAGGTATGATGGATTGTAAAAAAGCGTTGGCAGAAGTTGACGGTGATATGGAAGCGGCGATTGAGTTTCTTCGCAAAAAAGGTATGGCAAGCGCTGATAAAAAAGCAGGCCGTGTTGCTGCAGAAGGTGTCATTGCAATTGCAGTTTCTGATGACAAGAAAAAAGCAATCATTGCAGAAGTTAACTGTGAAACAGATTTCGTTGCTAAGGGTGATGAATTTAAAAACTTTGCAAACGAAATCGCTGCGATTGCTTTAGCAACTGGCAATCTAGACATCGAAAGTTTAATGAACGAAAAAATGGCTTCTGGTAAGACAATTGATCAAACTCGTCGTGAAATGATTGCTCGTATCGGTGAAAACATGGCGGTTCGTCGCATGGAGTTAGTCGAAACTTCTGGTCAGATTGGTCAATATCAACACGGTGAAAAAATTGGTGTTGTGGTCAGTTTAGAGGGTGGAGATGAAGCTTTATCTCGTGATTTAGCGATGCATGTTGCGGCTTCTAAGCCACAAGCCTTGTCTTCTGATGAGGTAGATCCTGAAGTCTTAGAAAAAGAGCGCAAGTTCCAAATCGAACAAGCTCAAGAATCTGGCAAGCCAATGGAAATCATTGAGAAAATGATTGAAGGGCGTATGCGTAAATACCTTCAAGACATTACTTTGTTAGGTCAGTCTTTCATTAAAGATCCAGATCAAACAGTTGAAAAATTGCTTAAGTCTAACAATGCAGCTTGTAAAGGTTTCATTCGTTTAGAAGTGGGTGAGGGTATTGTGATTGAACAAACTAACTTTGCTGATGAAGTAGCGGCTGCGGCAGCTGCGGCTCAAAAAGGTTAA